The Propionispora vibrioides genome includes a region encoding these proteins:
- a CDS encoding EAL and HDOD domain-containing protein, which translates to MKIFVARQPIFDKKENVVAYELLFRSGNSPVYDGEDDDTATASVISGAFLLLGMDKATGKKPAFVNFTRNSLKKLARQIPPHSIVLEILETVEPDEELLSLCRQLKRCGYTLALDDFIFDEKYCDLLTLADIIKVDFILTTGKERSEIIRRVNNPKVKFLAEKVETRAEFEEAVALGYTYFQGYFFSKPEVLSGEDVPSYKTQYMRILHELGRPDMDFQRMEQIIKHDVAFSFKLLKYINSSYFGFKKTVDSVRQALVLLGAQQIRQWLFLLILRELGKDRPEEIMVLSVIRAKFGENLARKANLPPDMISHAFTMGMFSLLDCFFQRPLDEVLAELPITEEIKLALAGSDHSLGIIFRLISAYEKGEWEAVSAYAARLHISELEIPDLYLQTLQWIETYFEQTRW; encoded by the coding sequence ATGAAAATTTTTGTGGCCAGACAGCCGATTTTTGATAAGAAGGAAAATGTTGTCGCCTACGAATTGCTGTTCCGTTCAGGAAATTCCCCCGTCTATGACGGTGAAGATGATGATACAGCAACAGCTTCCGTTATTTCCGGCGCCTTCCTGCTGCTGGGCATGGATAAAGCAACCGGAAAAAAACCGGCTTTTGTCAACTTTACCCGCAACAGCTTAAAAAAACTGGCCCGCCAGATTCCGCCCCATTCCATTGTTCTTGAGATATTAGAAACCGTTGAACCTGATGAAGAACTGCTCAGCCTGTGCAGACAACTTAAGCGCTGTGGCTATACACTTGCTTTAGACGACTTTATTTTTGACGAAAAATACTGCGACCTGCTTACCCTGGCAGACATCATCAAAGTAGATTTTATTCTGACCACCGGTAAAGAGCGAAGTGAAATCATCCGACGCGTCAACAACCCCAAGGTTAAGTTTCTGGCAGAAAAGGTGGAAACCAGAGCCGAGTTTGAAGAAGCCGTAGCCTTGGGCTATACTTACTTCCAGGGTTATTTTTTCAGCAAACCTGAGGTACTGTCCGGCGAGGACGTGCCCAGCTACAAAACACAGTATATGCGCATCTTACACGAACTGGGCCGTCCCGATATGGATTTTCAGCGGATGGAACAAATCATCAAGCACGACGTGGCCTTTTCCTTTAAGCTGTTAAAATATATCAATTCTTCCTACTTCGGCTTCAAGAAGACCGTCGACTCGGTCAGGCAGGCGCTCGTCCTGCTGGGAGCGCAGCAAATCCGTCAATGGCTCTTTTTGCTGATTTTGCGTGAACTGGGCAAGGACAGGCCGGAAGAAATCATGGTGTTATCCGTTATCCGGGCGAAATTCGGGGAAAACCTGGCCCGCAAAGCGAACCTGCCGCCCGATATGATCTCCCACGCTTTCACGATGGGCATGTTCTCCCTGCTGGACTGTTTTTTCCAGAGGCCACTGGACGAGGTTTTAGCCGAACTGCCAATTACTGAGGAAATCAAATTGGCTCTCGCCGGTTCCGATCATTCGCTGGGCATCATTTTTCGCCTTATTAGTGCTTATGAAAAAGGCGAATGGGAAGCGGTCTCTGCCTACGCAGCCCGCCTTCATATAAGCGAGTTGGAAATTCCCGACCTCTACCTGCAGACATTGCAATGGATTGAGACATATTTTGAGCAAACACGCTGGTAG
- the pdxK gene encoding pyridoxine/pyridoxal/pyridoxamine kinase, whose protein sequence is MTIYKALAVAGSDTSGGAGLQADLKTMQELGVYGMTAITVIVAQNPHNGWAHDVYPLPLEVLEAQMETVLAGIGVDALKTGMLASSEVIALVARKIDQYSVKNVVIDPVLVCKGTDEVLHPEAAVSIREELAPRAAIITPNIFEAGQLSGIKHIQSIEEMKAAAEAIHKLGPRYVLIKGGAKSGLDTAVDVLYDGNRFETLESPLFKQAYTHGAGCTYGSAITAGLAKGLDVPAAVRQAKAFITKAIEHSFPLNQYVGPTYHAAHRLK, encoded by the coding sequence ATGACTATTTATAAAGCACTGGCAGTAGCCGGTTCGGATACAAGCGGCGGCGCCGGCTTGCAGGCCGACTTGAAGACCATGCAGGAACTGGGCGTATACGGAATGACGGCGATCACCGTCATTGTAGCACAAAATCCCCATAACGGCTGGGCTCACGATGTGTATCCCTTGCCGCTGGAGGTATTGGAAGCTCAAATGGAAACCGTACTGGCCGGTATCGGCGTGGATGCGCTGAAAACAGGCATGCTGGCCAGCAGCGAGGTCATCGCGCTGGTAGCGCGCAAGATTGACCAGTATTCGGTTAAAAATGTAGTCATTGATCCGGTGCTTGTCTGCAAGGGCACTGACGAGGTGTTGCACCCGGAAGCGGCCGTCAGCATCCGTGAGGAGCTGGCTCCCCGGGCAGCCATTATTACTCCTAATATTTTTGAAGCAGGCCAGTTAAGCGGCATCAAACATATCCAGTCTATTGAGGAGATGAAGGCTGCTGCCGAGGCGATTCACAAGCTGGGACCCCGTTATGTTTTGATCAAAGGCGGCGCCAAGTCCGGCTTGGACACGGCGGTGGATGTGCTGTATGACGGCAACCGCTTTGAAACGCTGGAATCACCGCTATTTAAGCAGGCCTATACGCACGGTGCCGGCTGCACCTATGGATCGGCCATTACCGCCGGCCTCGCCAAGGGCCTTGATGTCCCTGCCGCCGTACGCCAGGCGAAAGCCTTTATCACGAAGGCGATCGAGCACTCGTTCCCGCTCAATCAATATGTCGGGCCGACCTATCACGCGGCTCACCGTCTGAAATAA
- a CDS encoding PLP-dependent aminotransferase family protein, producing MDLLLLDPTLPEPLYIQLYQQFRRQIEQGSLSAGEKLPSIRSLARQLTISKITVEKAYLQLMSEGYIENGNRSRYTVSPFEPSVAPPVAKNPLPAARIVSPPPAPPIRYDFASGEMDGNGFNFPLWKRYINKVFARPDQLTGYGHYQGELELRQELARYLQSSRGVAAHPEQIVIGAGVQNLLHMLCSLLKPEHTSIAFEEPGFKNGRRIFADNSFTIIPVGMNADGLNMQELQTSQTRLVYLSPSHQFPTGYIMPIGQRHRLLAWAKTAQGTIIEDDYDSEFRYFGRPIPALQGLDRDGSVIYVGSLSKLIPPSIRISYMVLPPRLLYLYQKNSALYNQSASTLEQLALAAFMADGHFERQIRRLRKLYQEKSLLFYETIQRCLGDRATINMTDSGLHTILNLQTTLSTGELVTRARQQGCRVVPIEEYYWENPPGKLPQIILYFSKIPRQEIQPAIELLRSAWFDKVLDIPPHIQ from the coding sequence ATGGATTTACTATTACTTGATCCTACCTTGCCCGAACCGCTGTACATCCAGCTATATCAGCAATTTCGGCGTCAAATTGAACAGGGGAGCCTTAGCGCCGGCGAGAAGCTGCCCTCCATCCGCAGTCTGGCCCGGCAACTCACCATCAGCAAAATCACGGTGGAAAAAGCCTATCTGCAGCTTATGAGCGAAGGCTATATTGAAAATGGCAACCGCTCCCGCTATACTGTCAGTCCTTTTGAACCCAGCGTAGCACCACCGGTCGCCAAGAATCCCCTGCCGGCCGCCCGGATCGTCAGTCCGCCGCCTGCACCGCCCATCCGCTATGACTTCGCCAGCGGTGAAATGGACGGCAACGGCTTTAACTTTCCCTTGTGGAAACGGTATATCAATAAAGTATTCGCCCGCCCTGACCAGTTAACCGGCTACGGCCATTACCAGGGAGAATTGGAGCTTAGACAGGAGCTGGCCCGTTATCTGCAAAGCTCCCGCGGCGTAGCAGCCCATCCGGAGCAAATTGTGATCGGCGCCGGTGTGCAAAATCTGCTCCATATGCTTTGCAGTCTTTTGAAACCGGAGCATACCAGCATCGCTTTCGAGGAACCGGGCTTTAAAAACGGCCGGCGCATTTTCGCGGACAATTCCTTCACTATTATTCCCGTCGGCATGAACGCGGACGGCCTGAATATGCAGGAGCTGCAAACCAGCCAGACCCGGCTGGTTTACTTAAGTCCGTCCCACCAATTTCCCACCGGTTATATCATGCCTATCGGCCAACGCCACCGCCTCCTGGCCTGGGCTAAAACCGCCCAAGGGACGATTATTGAAGACGATTACGACAGCGAATTCCGCTATTTCGGCCGGCCCATTCCGGCACTGCAGGGACTGGACCGGGATGGCTCCGTTATCTATGTAGGCTCCCTGTCCAAACTTATTCCCCCCTCCATCCGTATCAGCTATATGGTACTGCCGCCGCGCCTGCTCTATCTGTATCAAAAGAACTCCGCCCTGTATAACCAATCGGCTTCCACCCTGGAACAGCTTGCTCTGGCTGCTTTTATGGCGGACGGGCATTTTGAACGGCAAATCCGGCGACTGCGCAAGCTGTATCAGGAAAAGAGTCTGCTCTTTTATGAGACCATCCAGCGCTGCCTGGGTGACCGGGCCACAATTAATATGACCGATTCCGGTCTTCACACGATTTTGAACCTCCAGACGACCTTATCCACCGGAGAGTTGGTGACCCGCGCCCGCCAGCAAGGCTGCCGCGTAGTCCCGATTGAAGAATATTACTGGGAGAATCCGCCCGGCAAGCTGCCGCAAATCATTTTATATTTTTCCAAAATACCCAGGCAGGAAATTCAGCCAGCCATTGAACTACTTAGATCTGCCTGGTTTGACAAAGTACTAGACATTCCGCCCCATATACAATAA
- a CDS encoding MetQ/NlpA family ABC transporter substrate-binding protein: protein MNKKLILGLALLVLAMGAVAGCGNNKEGAATNSQPAKKVLKVGAAVVPHAEILNFIKPALAKDGVDLEVVVLDDEGQLNPALAEKQIDANYFQHVPYLDSVSKEKGYQFTVTAKVHVEPIGFYSQKVKATGELKEGAQIAIPNNPSNEYRALVLLQKNGLIKLKEDIPDFKATPRDIVDNPKKLNFVEVDAAQLTRSLPDVDGAVINTNWILEAKIDPKSALFREEADSPYANVVVVRKGEENREEIKKLDKALTSPEVKKFIQDKYGVAVVPAF, encoded by the coding sequence TTATTCTGGGTTTGGCATTATTAGTCTTGGCCATGGGAGCCGTCGCCGGCTGCGGCAACAATAAGGAAGGTGCCGCAACCAATAGCCAGCCGGCTAAAAAAGTGCTTAAAGTAGGGGCAGCGGTGGTACCCCATGCTGAAATTTTGAATTTTATCAAACCGGCTTTAGCTAAAGATGGCGTTGATTTGGAAGTTGTCGTACTGGATGATGAAGGACAATTGAATCCGGCGTTAGCGGAAAAGCAGATTGATGCCAACTATTTTCAGCATGTTCCTTACCTGGACTCGGTAAGTAAGGAAAAGGGCTACCAATTTACGGTAACGGCTAAAGTGCACGTGGAGCCGATCGGATTTTATTCGCAAAAGGTAAAAGCAACCGGTGAATTAAAAGAAGGAGCCCAAATCGCCATTCCTAATAATCCTTCTAACGAATATCGGGCTTTAGTCCTGTTGCAGAAAAACGGATTAATTAAATTGAAAGAAGACATACCGGATTTTAAGGCTACACCGCGTGATATTGTGGATAACCCGAAAAAGCTGAACTTTGTTGAAGTGGATGCCGCTCAGTTGACCCGGAGCCTGCCCGATGTGGATGGCGCCGTGATTAATACTAACTGGATTTTGGAGGCTAAAATTGATCCTAAGAGTGCTTTGTTTAGAGAAGAAGCTGATTCGCCTTATGCCAATGTCGTTGTTGTCAGAAAGGGTGAAGAAAATCGCGAGGAAATTAAGAAGCTGGATAAGGCTTTGACTTCGCCGGAAGTTAAGAAATTTATCCAGGATAAATACGGTGTCGCTGTAGTTCCAGCTTTTTAA